Proteins co-encoded in one Bubalus bubalis isolate 160015118507 breed Murrah chromosome 7, NDDB_SH_1, whole genome shotgun sequence genomic window:
- the PDGFRA gene encoding platelet-derived growth factor receptor alpha, whose protein sequence is MGTSHWALLVLGCLFTGPSLILCQLSLPSILPNENERVVQLNSSFSLRCLGESEVSWQYPMSEEEYPDVEIRNEENNSGLFVTVLEVVSASAAHTGLYTCYYNHTQMDENEIEGRHIYIYVPDPDVAFVPLGMTDSLVIVEDEDSVIIPCRTTDPETPVTLLSSEGVVPASYDSRQGFKGTFSVGLYICEATVRGKKFQTIPFNVYAYTATSKLDLEMESPKTVYKAGESIVVTCTVFNNEVVDFQWTYPGQMKGKGITRLEETKFPSIKLVYTLRVPEATVKDSGDYECAAHQATKEVKKMRNVTISVHEKGFIEIKPNFNLLEAVNLHEVKHFVVDVQAYPPPKITWLKDNLTLIENLTEITTDIEKIQEISYRSKLKLIRAKEEDSGHYTIVVQNEDDVKSYTFELLTQVPSSILDLVDDHHGSNGGQTVRCTAEGTPLPDIEWMVCKDIKKCNNETSWTVLANNVSNIITGVHPRDRSTVEGQVTFAKVEETIAVRCLAKNLLGVESRELKLVAPTLRSELTVAAAVLVLLVIVIISLIVLVVIWKQKPRYEIRWRVIESISPDGHEYIYVDPMQLPYDSRWEFPRDGLVLGRILGSGAFGKVVEGTAYGLSRSQPVMKVAVKMLKPTARSSEKQALMSELKIMTHLGPHLNIVNLLGACTKSGPIYIITEYCFYGDLVNYLHKNRDSFLSHHPEKPKKELDIFGLNPADESTRSYVILSFENNGDYMDMKQADTTQYVPMLERKEVSKYSDIQRALYDRPASYKKKSMLDSEVKNLLSDDNSEGLTLLDLLSFTYQVARGMEFLASKNCVHRDLAARNVLLAQGKIVKICDFGLARDIMHDSNYVSKGSTFLPVKWMAPESIFDNLYTTLSDVWSYGILLWEIFSLGGTPYPGMMVDSTFYNKIKSGYRMAKPDHATSEVYEIMVKCWNSEPEKRPSFYHLSEIVENLLPGQYKKSYEKIHLDFLKSDHPAVARMRVDSDNAYIGVTYKNEEDKLKDWEGGLDEQRLSADSGYIIPLPDIDPVPEEEDLGKRNRHSSQTSEESAIETGSSSSTFIKREDETIEDIDMMDDIGIDSSDLVEDSFL, encoded by the exons GGCCGAGCCTAATCCTCTGCCAGCTTTCATTACCCTCCATCCTGCCCAATGAGAATGAGAGGGTTGTGCAGCTGAATTCATCCTTTTCTCTGAGATGCCTTGGGGAGAGTGAAGTGAGCTGGCAGTACCCCATGTCTGAAGAAGAGTACCCCGACGTGGAAATCAGAAACGAGGAGAACAACAGTGGCCTTTTTGTGACAGTACTGGAAGTGGTCAGCGCCTCGGCGGCCCACACTGGGCTGTACACTTGCTATTACAACCACACGCAGATGGACGAGAACGAGATCGAGGGCAGACACATTTACATCTACGTGCCAG ATCCAGATGTAGCCTTCGTACCTCTAGGAATGACAGATTCCTTGGTCATCGTGGAGGACGAAGATTCGGTCATCATCCCATGCCGCACGACTGATCCTGAGACTCCAGTGACCTTACTTAGCAGTGAGGGGGTAGTGCCTGCCTCCTATGACAGCAGACAAGGCTTTAAAGGAACCTTCAGTGTCGGGCTCTATATCTGTGAGGCCACGGTCAGAGGGAAGAAGTTCCAGACCATTCCATTCAATGTTTATGCTTACACAG caacatCAAAACTTGATCTGGAAATGGAATCTCCTAAGACTGTATATAAGGCAGGCGAATCGATTGTGGTCACCTGCACCGTCTTTAACAATGAGGTGGTTGACTTTCAGTGGACTTACCCTGGACAAATG AAAGGCAAAGGCATCACGAGGCTGGAGGAAACCAAGTTcccatccatcaagttggtgtaCACTCTGAGGGTTCCCGAGGCCACGGTGAAAGACAGTGGAGATTACGAATGTGCTGCCCACCAGGCCACCAAGGAGGTCAAAAAGATGAGGAACGTCACCATTTCTGTTCACG AGAAAGGATTTATTGAAATCAAACCCAACTTTAACCTGTTGGAAGCTGTCAACCTGCATGAAGTCAAGCATTTTGTGGTGGACGTGCAGGCCTATCCCCCTCCAAAGATAACCTGGCTAAAGGACAACCTGACTCTGATTGAGAATCTCACGGAGATCACCACTGACATAGAAAAGATTCAGGAAATAAG TTATCGAAGCAAATTAAAGCTGATTCGAGCAAAGGAAGAAGACAGCGGCCATTATACTATTGTAGTTCAAAATGaagatgatgtgaagagctaTACTTTTGAACTCTTGACTCAAG TTCCGTCCTCCATACTGGACTTGGTTGACGACCACCATGGCTCTAATGGGGGCCAGACTGTGAGATGCACAGCCGAAGGGACCCCTCTTCCTGATATCGAGTGGATGGTTTGCAAGGATATTAAGAA ATGTAACAATGAAACTTCATGGACAGTTTTGGCCAACAACGTTTCAAACATCATCACAGGGGTTCACCCCCGAGACAGGAGCACAGTGGAAGGCCAGGTGACGTTTGCCAAAGTGGAGGAGACCATTGCAGTCCGGTGTCTGGCCAAGAACCTCCTCGGGGTGGAAAGCCGAGAGCTGAAGCTGGTGGCTCCCA CTCTGCGCTCTGAGCTCACTGTGGCGGCTGCCGTCCTGGTGTTGTTGGTGATTGTGATCATCTCACTCATTGTCCTGGTCGTCATTTGGAAACag AAACCAAGGTATGAAATCCGTTGGAGGGTCATTGAATCAATCAGCCCTGATGGACATGAATACATTTATGTGGACCCCATGCAGCTGCCTTATGACTCGAGATGGGAGTTTCCAAGAGATGGACTCGTGCTTG GTCGGATCCTGGGGTCTGGTGCATTTGGGAAAGTGGTTGAAGGAACTGCCTATGGATTAAGTCGGTCTCAACCTGTCATGAAAGTAGCAGTGAAGATGCTAAAAC CCACAGCCAGATCCAGTGAAAAACAAGCTCTCATGTCTGAACTGAAGATAATGACCCACCTGGGGCCGCATTTAAACATCGTGAACTTGCTGGGTGCCTGCACCAAGTCAG GCCCCATTTACATCATCACTGAGTACTGCTTCTATGGGGATTTGGTCAACTATTTGCATAAGAATAGGGACAGCTTCCTGAGCCACCATCCAGAGAAGCCAAAGAAAGAGCTGGACATTTTTGGATTGAACCCGGCTGACGAAAGCACAAGAAG TTATGTTATCTTATCTTTTGAAAACAATGGTGACTACATGGACATGAAGCAAGCTGACACAACACAATATGTCCCCATGCTGGAGAGAAAAGAGGTTTCTAAATACTCGGACATCCAGAGAGCGCTGTATGATCGCCCAGCCTCGTATAAGAAGAAATCCATGTTAG aCTCAGAAGTCAAAAACCTCCTTTCAGATGATAACTCAGAAGGCCTGACTTTGTTGGATTTGTTGAGCTTTACCTATCAAGTTGCCCGAGGAATGGAGTTTTTGGCTTCAAAAAAT TGTGTCCATCGGGACCTGGCGGCTCGCAACGTCCTCCTGGCGCAAGGGAAAATCGTGAAGATCTGTGACTTTGGCCTGGCCAGAGACATCATGCATGATTCGAACTACGTGTCCAAAGGCAGT ACCTTTCTCCCCGTGAAGTGGATGGCTCCTGAGAGCATCTTTGACAACCTCTACACCACGCTGAGTGACGTCTGGTCCTATGGCATCCTGCTCTGGGAGATCTTTTCCCTTG GTGGCACACCCTACCCTGGCATGATGGTGGATTCTACATTCTACAATAAGATCAAGAGTGGATACCGGATGGCCAAGCCTGACCATGCCACCAGTGAAGT CTATGAGATCATGGTGAAGTGCTGGAACAGTGAGCCGGAGAAGAGACCCTCCTTTTACCACCTGAGTGAAATTGTGGAGAATCTGCTGCCTGGACAATATAAAAAG AGTTATGAAAAAATCCACCTGGACTTTCTGAAGAGTGACCATCCCGCTGTGGCACGCATGCGCGTGGACTCCGACAACGCCTATATTGGCGTCACCTACAAAAATGAAGAAGACAAGCTGAAGGACTGGGAGGGTGGCCTTGACGAGCAGAGGCTGAGTGCAGATAGCGGCTACATCATCCCTCTGCCCGATATTGACCCTGTTCCTGAGGAGGAAGACCTGGGCAAGAGGAACAGACACAG CTCACAGACCTCTGAAGAGAGTGCCATTGAGACAGGTTCCAGCAGTTCTACGTTCATCAAGAGAGAGGATGAGACCATCGAGGACATCGACATGATGGACGACATTGGCATAGACTCCTCGGATCTGGTGGAGGACAGCTTCCTGTAA